One region of Anaeromyxobacter paludicola genomic DNA includes:
- the wecB gene encoding non-hydrolyzing UDP-N-acetylglucosamine 2-epimerase — MPLVVHVVGTRPNFMKVAPVMRACAARGLEQRLVHTGQHYDARMSDVFFEDLGLPPPDLHLGVGSGSHAAMTARCMLAFEEALGRLPPPDWVVVPGDVNSTLAAALVAVKAGIRVAHLEAGLRSFDRTMPEELNRVATDHLADLLLTPSPDADRNLAREGIPAARVARVGNVMIDSLLASLPAARAREVPERLGLARGGYAVLTLHRPSNVDDPAVLARLLSALARVAARVPVVFPVHPRTRARLEVPGLAGLAGALRLVEPQGYLDFLSLTSGAALLLTDSGGLQEEATGLGVPCLTLRENTERPITVDEGTNTVVGTDPVAIVREAEAALDGRGKRGRRPELWDGRAAERVVDALLR, encoded by the coding sequence ATGCCGCTCGTGGTCCACGTCGTCGGCACCCGCCCCAACTTCATGAAGGTCGCCCCGGTGATGCGGGCCTGCGCGGCGCGGGGGCTCGAGCAGCGGCTCGTGCACACCGGGCAGCACTACGACGCCAGGATGTCGGACGTCTTCTTCGAGGACCTGGGCCTGCCGCCCCCGGACCTCCACCTCGGCGTCGGGTCGGGCAGCCACGCCGCCATGACCGCCCGCTGCATGCTGGCCTTCGAGGAGGCGCTCGGCCGCCTGCCGCCGCCGGACTGGGTGGTGGTGCCCGGTGACGTCAACTCCACGCTCGCCGCCGCGCTCGTGGCGGTGAAGGCCGGGATCCGGGTGGCGCACCTCGAGGCCGGACTGCGCAGCTTCGACCGGACCATGCCGGAGGAGCTGAACCGGGTCGCGACCGACCACCTCGCCGACCTGCTCCTCACCCCCAGCCCCGACGCCGACCGGAACCTGGCGCGCGAGGGGATCCCGGCGGCGCGGGTGGCCCGGGTCGGCAACGTGATGATCGACTCGCTGCTCGCGAGCCTGCCGGCGGCCCGCGCCCGCGAGGTGCCGGAGCGGCTCGGGCTCGCGCGCGGCGGCTACGCGGTGCTCACGCTGCACCGCCCCTCCAACGTGGACGACCCGGCGGTGCTCGCGCGCCTCCTCTCGGCGCTGGCGCGCGTGGCCGCGCGGGTGCCGGTGGTCTTCCCGGTCCACCCGCGCACGCGGGCGCGGCTCGAGGTCCCGGGGCTCGCCGGCCTCGCGGGCGCGCTCCGGCTGGTGGAGCCGCAGGGCTACCTCGACTTCCTCTCGCTCACGAGCGGCGCGGCCCTGCTCCTCACCGACTCGGGCGGGCTGCAGGAGGAGGCCACCGGCCTTGGCGTCCCCTGCCTCACGCTGCGCGAGAACACCGAGCGGCCCATCACCGTGGACGAGGGGACCAACACCGTCGTCGGCACCGACCCCGTGGCGATCGTGCGCGAGGCCGAGGCGGCGCTCGACGGGCGGGGCAAGCGCGGCCGCCGGCCGGAGCTCTGGGACGGCCGCGCCGCGGAGCGGGTGGTGGACGCGCTCCTGCGGTGA
- the rplU gene encoding 50S ribosomal protein L21 yields MYAVIRTGGKQYRVTEGDRLKVEKVEAEVGGKLTFDVLLVGGEGEAKVGRPVVEGAAVEGEVVSHGKHKKVINFRKKKEGWTKKRGHRQPFTEVRITAVRA; encoded by the coding sequence ATGTACGCGGTGATCAGGACCGGCGGCAAGCAGTATCGCGTGACCGAGGGCGACCGTCTCAAGGTGGAGAAGGTCGAGGCCGAGGTCGGCGGGAAGCTCACGTTCGACGTGCTGCTCGTCGGCGGCGAGGGCGAGGCCAAGGTCGGCCGCCCCGTGGTCGAGGGCGCTGCGGTGGAGGGCGAGGTCGTCTCCCACGGCAAGCACAAGAAGGTGATCAACTTCCGCAAGAAGAAGGAAGGCTGGACGAAGAAGCGCGGCCACCGCCAGCCGTTCACCGAGGTCCGCATCACCGCGGTCCGCGCCTAG
- a CDS encoding LptA/OstA family protein — protein MIGAASLALALLAGAPRTGPRAAPPGGAAPPVHVTADEVEYRYKERKAVFVGRPLVKLTREDSVLLCKRLVADNDAEGRISHAVCTGDVRFTRGQKLATCEVATYDDAKGTIVCEGHPVLHDGDSVLHGELLTYDLDQDRAVMTKAKGTVVQRPGEGDATGRRKKRSAGEGAK, from the coding sequence GTGATCGGCGCCGCCTCCCTCGCGCTGGCGCTCCTCGCGGGCGCCCCGCGCACCGGTCCGCGCGCGGCCCCGCCGGGCGGCGCGGCGCCCCCGGTGCACGTGACCGCCGACGAGGTCGAGTACCGCTACAAGGAGCGCAAGGCGGTCTTCGTCGGGCGGCCGCTCGTCAAGCTCACCCGCGAGGACTCCGTCCTCCTCTGCAAGCGGCTCGTCGCCGACAACGACGCCGAGGGGCGGATCAGCCACGCGGTCTGCACCGGCGACGTGCGCTTCACCCGCGGGCAGAAGCTCGCCACCTGCGAGGTCGCCACCTACGACGACGCCAAGGGCACCATCGTCTGCGAGGGCCACCCGGTGCTGCACGACGGCGACTCGGTGCTGCACGGCGAGCTGCTCACCTACGACCTCGACCAGGACCGGGCCGTCATGACCAAGGCCAAGGGCACGGTGGTGCAGCGGCCCGGCGAGGGCGACGCGACCGGCCGCCGCAAGAAGCGGTCGGCGGGGGAGGGCGCGAAGTGA
- the obgE gene encoding GTPase ObgE, with the protein MKFVDQVQIYVKAGDGGDGAIAWRREKFIPRGGPAGGDGGNGGDVVLVVDPQLSTLLDFRYVREHKARNGEKGRGSDQNGADGAPLEVKVPPGTVVKDLGTGEVLADLAVGDRFVVAKGGKGGLGNMNFATSTNQAPKYAEPGTPGEEKNLQLELKLLADVGIIGYPNAGKSTLISRISRAKPKIADYPFTTITPNLGVVSWRNERSFVVADIPGLIEGAHQGAGLGHQFLRHVERCRVLVHLVDPAAPGEGRSPKADYESINRELKLYSPELATKPQIVALSKQDLPEAREQVKAFQKLFARRKVKPTVLALSAVTGEGLDALLDAVAGVLWGGEGGEKAAPRKKVGKPRAAR; encoded by the coding sequence GTGAAGTTCGTCGACCAGGTCCAGATCTACGTGAAGGCCGGCGACGGCGGCGACGGCGCCATCGCCTGGCGGCGCGAGAAGTTCATCCCCCGCGGCGGCCCGGCCGGCGGCGACGGCGGCAACGGCGGCGACGTGGTGCTGGTGGTCGATCCGCAGCTCTCCACGCTGCTCGACTTCCGCTACGTCCGCGAGCACAAGGCCCGCAACGGCGAGAAGGGGCGCGGGTCGGACCAGAACGGCGCCGACGGCGCGCCGCTCGAGGTGAAGGTCCCGCCGGGCACGGTGGTGAAGGACCTCGGCACCGGCGAGGTGCTCGCCGATCTCGCGGTGGGCGACCGGTTCGTGGTGGCCAAGGGCGGCAAGGGCGGCCTCGGCAACATGAACTTCGCCACCTCGACCAACCAGGCGCCCAAGTACGCCGAGCCGGGCACGCCGGGCGAGGAGAAGAACCTCCAGCTCGAGCTGAAGCTCCTCGCCGACGTGGGCATCATCGGCTACCCGAACGCCGGCAAGTCCACCCTCATCAGCCGCATCTCGCGGGCCAAGCCCAAGATCGCCGACTACCCGTTCACCACCATCACCCCGAACCTGGGCGTGGTCTCGTGGCGCAACGAGCGCAGCTTCGTGGTGGCCGACATCCCGGGGCTCATCGAGGGGGCGCACCAGGGCGCCGGGCTCGGCCACCAGTTCCTGCGCCACGTGGAGCGCTGCCGGGTGCTGGTGCACCTCGTGGATCCGGCCGCGCCGGGCGAGGGGCGCAGCCCCAAGGCCGACTACGAGTCGATCAACCGCGAGCTGAAGCTCTACTCGCCCGAGCTCGCGACGAAGCCGCAGATCGTGGCGCTCTCGAAGCAGGACCTCCCCGAGGCGCGCGAGCAGGTGAAGGCGTTCCAGAAGCTCTTCGCCCGCCGCAAGGTGAAGCCGACGGTGCTCGCCCTCTCGGCGGTCACCGGCGAGGGGCTCGACGCGCTCCTCGACGCCGTGGCCGGCGTGCTCTGGGGCGGGGAGGGCGGCGAGAAGGCGGCCCCGCGCAAGAAGGTGGGGAAGCCGAGGGCGGCGCGGTGA
- a CDS encoding CTP synthase produces the protein MVKRTKKTKYLFVTGGVVSSLGKGLAAASIGALMENRGLAVTHLKLDPYINVDPGTMSPFQHGEVYVTDDGAETDLDLGHYERFTSAKMTRGNNFTTGRIYNAVIQKERRGEYLGKTVQVIPHITDEIKAIIREASGEADIIIVEVGGTVGDIESLPFLEAIRQMKYDVGDENVIYAHLTLVPYIAAAGELKTKPTQHSVKELREIGIQPDILLCRSDREISREMKDKIALFCNVDPSAVFTARDVPSIYEVPLSLHQEGLDDKLAELFNIWSRAPRLDRWEQIVEKVTHPKKGEVRIGVVGKYVELHESYKSLNEALVHGAIASDVRLVHQFIDSTKLEQGDLTELDQVDAILVPGGFGVRGTEGKILAVRHAREKKIPFFGICLGLQMAVIEYARDVLGLDNANSLEFDEKTPHPVVTLMEAQKSVAEKGGTMRLGTYPCRLAEGTKARELYGAPDVQERHRHRYEFNNDYRERFEKAGMVFSGVNPELNLVEMIELPSHPHFVGCQFHPEFKSKPFRPHPLFAGFVAAALAHRDRRAREGGTVTKLQVGKQG, from the coding sequence ATGGTGAAGAGGACGAAGAAGACCAAGTACCTGTTCGTCACCGGCGGCGTCGTCAGCTCGCTCGGCAAGGGGCTCGCGGCCGCCAGCATCGGCGCGCTCATGGAGAACCGCGGCCTCGCGGTGACCCACCTCAAGCTCGACCCGTACATCAACGTGGATCCGGGCACGATGAGCCCGTTCCAGCACGGCGAGGTGTACGTCACCGACGACGGCGCCGAGACCGACCTCGACCTCGGCCACTACGAGCGCTTCACCAGCGCCAAGATGACCCGCGGGAACAACTTCACCACCGGGCGCATCTACAACGCCGTCATCCAGAAGGAGCGGCGCGGCGAGTACCTCGGCAAGACGGTGCAGGTGATCCCGCACATCACCGACGAGATCAAGGCGATCATCCGCGAGGCCTCGGGCGAGGCCGACATCATCATCGTCGAGGTGGGCGGCACCGTCGGCGACATCGAGTCGCTGCCGTTCCTCGAGGCCATCCGGCAGATGAAGTACGACGTCGGCGACGAGAACGTGATCTACGCCCACCTCACGCTCGTGCCGTACATCGCCGCCGCCGGCGAGCTCAAGACCAAGCCGACCCAGCACAGCGTGAAGGAGCTGCGCGAGATCGGCATCCAGCCCGACATCCTGCTCTGCCGCTCCGACCGCGAGATCTCGCGCGAGATGAAGGACAAGATCGCGCTCTTCTGCAACGTGGACCCCTCGGCGGTGTTCACCGCGCGCGACGTGCCCTCCATCTACGAGGTGCCGCTGTCGCTCCACCAGGAGGGGCTCGACGACAAGCTCGCCGAGCTGTTCAACATCTGGAGCCGCGCCCCGCGCCTCGACCGCTGGGAGCAGATCGTGGAGAAGGTGACGCACCCGAAGAAGGGCGAGGTGCGCATCGGCGTGGTCGGCAAGTACGTCGAGCTGCACGAGAGCTACAAGAGCCTCAACGAGGCGCTGGTGCACGGCGCCATCGCCTCCGACGTGCGGCTCGTCCACCAGTTCATCGACTCGACGAAGCTGGAGCAGGGCGACCTCACCGAGCTCGACCAGGTGGACGCCATCCTCGTGCCGGGCGGCTTCGGCGTGCGCGGCACCGAGGGCAAGATCCTGGCGGTCCGCCACGCCCGCGAGAAGAAGATCCCCTTCTTCGGCATCTGCCTCGGCCTCCAGATGGCGGTCATCGAGTACGCCCGCGACGTGCTCGGGCTCGACAACGCCAACTCGCTCGAGTTCGACGAGAAGACGCCGCACCCGGTGGTCACCCTCATGGAGGCGCAGAAGAGCGTCGCCGAGAAGGGCGGCACCATGCGGCTCGGCACCTACCCGTGCCGGCTCGCCGAGGGCACCAAGGCCCGCGAGCTCTACGGCGCCCCCGACGTCCAGGAGCGCCACCGCCACCGCTACGAGTTCAACAACGACTACCGCGAGCGGTTCGAGAAGGCCGGGATGGTCTTCTCCGGCGTGAACCCGGAGCTCAACCTGGTGGAGATGATCGAGCTCCCGAGCCACCCGCACTTCGTGGGCTGCCAGTTCCACCCGGAGTTCAAGTCGAAGCCGTTCCGCCCGCACCCGCTCTTCGCCGGGTTCGTGGCCGCCGCGCTGGCGCACCGCGACCGGCGGGCCAGGGAGGGCGGCACGGTCACCAAGCTCCAGGTGGGCAAGCAGGGGTGA
- the kdsB gene encoding 3-deoxy-manno-octulosonate cytidylyltransferase, which yields MRRVAVIIPARYGAVRFPGKPLADLAGKPLICHVAERAARARGVDVVAVATDDDRIAAAAKGCGAMAILTGPARTGTDRVAQAARQLSPRAEIVVNLQGDEPLIAPEAISTLVAAMAGSGAEMGTLARPLDEGELDRAQVVKVVTDRRGDALYFSRAGIPHRREGGTSALARAHVGIYAFTAAFLETFAALPQGALEQEESLEQLRALEHGHRIRVVDTTYRGLGVDTPEDLARAREILATGRDERGNPW from the coding sequence TTGAGACGAGTCGCCGTCATCATTCCGGCCCGGTACGGAGCCGTGCGGTTCCCCGGGAAACCCCTCGCGGATCTGGCTGGCAAGCCCCTCATCTGCCACGTGGCGGAGCGGGCGGCCCGCGCGCGTGGGGTGGACGTGGTCGCCGTCGCCACCGACGACGACCGCATCGCCGCCGCGGCGAAGGGCTGCGGCGCGATGGCCATCCTCACCGGTCCGGCCCGCACCGGCACCGACCGCGTCGCCCAGGCGGCGCGGCAGCTCTCGCCGAGGGCCGAGATCGTCGTGAACCTCCAGGGAGACGAGCCGCTCATCGCCCCCGAGGCCATCTCGACGCTCGTAGCGGCCATGGCCGGGAGCGGCGCCGAGATGGGCACGCTCGCCCGCCCGCTGGACGAGGGTGAGCTCGACCGGGCGCAGGTGGTGAAGGTGGTGACGGACCGCCGCGGCGACGCGCTCTACTTCTCGCGGGCCGGCATCCCGCACCGGCGCGAGGGCGGGACGTCCGCGCTCGCCCGGGCCCACGTGGGCATCTACGCCTTCACGGCCGCGTTCCTGGAGACGTTCGCCGCGCTGCCGCAGGGGGCGCTCGAGCAGGAGGAGTCGCTCGAGCAGCTCCGTGCGCTGGAGCACGGCCACCGCATCCGCGTGGTCGACACAACCTACCGCGGGCTGGGCGTGGACACGCCCGAGGACCTGGCCCGCGCCCGAGAGATCCTTGCCACCGGCCGGGACGAGAGGGGTAATCCATGGTGA
- a CDS encoding ion channel: MRRERTTPIGDRVGRMRSEYGAGREIEVLGIPRHPFLDAYHHLLTASWPRLISLALAVFLGANGLFAVGYFTCGGVEGARPGSFRDAFFFSIQTMATIGYGRMSPVSLGAHVLVALEAFSGLFALAFMTSLFFAKFARPSARVLFSEVVVVSDYDGVPSLMLRMANARANQIVEAQVHLSLVRDEVTAEGQRVRRVRDLALRRSQSPMFAISWTAIHPIDPGSPFYGSSAELCRESETDLIVTLIGFDESLSQTVHARHSYRPEAILFGRRFVDLFAFGESGVRTIDYRRFHDTEPGTLSWPSPGSTG; the protein is encoded by the coding sequence ATGCGGCGCGAGCGCACCACCCCGATCGGCGACCGGGTCGGCCGGATGCGGTCGGAGTACGGGGCCGGGCGCGAGATCGAGGTGCTGGGGATCCCCCGCCACCCCTTCCTCGACGCCTACCACCACCTGCTCACCGCCTCCTGGCCGCGGCTCATCTCGCTCGCGCTGGCGGTGTTCCTGGGGGCGAACGGCCTCTTCGCGGTCGGGTACTTCACCTGCGGCGGCGTGGAGGGGGCGCGCCCCGGCTCCTTCCGCGACGCCTTCTTCTTCAGCATCCAGACCATGGCCACCATCGGCTACGGCCGGATGTCCCCGGTGTCGCTCGGCGCCCACGTCCTCGTGGCCCTGGAGGCCTTCAGCGGCCTCTTCGCGCTCGCCTTCATGACCAGCCTCTTCTTCGCCAAGTTCGCCCGCCCGAGCGCGCGGGTGCTCTTCAGCGAGGTGGTGGTGGTGAGCGACTACGACGGGGTCCCCTCGCTCATGCTCCGGATGGCCAACGCCCGCGCCAACCAGATCGTGGAGGCCCAGGTGCACCTCTCGCTGGTGCGCGACGAGGTGACGGCGGAGGGGCAGCGGGTGCGGCGGGTGCGCGACCTGGCGCTGCGGCGGAGCCAGTCGCCGATGTTCGCCATCTCCTGGACGGCCATCCACCCCATCGACCCGGGGAGCCCCTTCTACGGGAGCTCGGCGGAGCTCTGCCGCGAGAGCGAGACCGACCTCATCGTCACCCTCATCGGCTTCGACGAGAGCCTCTCGCAGACGGTCCACGCCCGTCACTCCTACCGGCCGGAGGCCATCCTGTTCGGGCGGCGCTTCGTGGACCTGTTCGCCTTCGGCGAGAGCGGGGTGCGGACCATCGACTACCGGCGCTTCCACGACACGGAGCCGGGGACGCTCAGCTGGCCGTCCCCGGGCTCGACCGGCTAG
- a CDS encoding KdsC family phosphatase, with amino-acid sequence MKLLLLDVDGVLTDGRLFYSERGEELKAFDVKDGHGIVLLRSHLALGVISGRPGLARRRLEELGFTHLVFGQRDKLAAYADLRAGLGLADEEVAYMGDDVNDLALLAQVGLSAAPADARPEVLAQVDFVARAGGGRGAVRELCELLLRARGAWEY; translated from the coding sequence GTGAAGCTCCTCCTCCTCGACGTGGACGGCGTCCTCACCGACGGCCGGCTCTTCTACTCGGAGCGGGGCGAGGAGCTGAAGGCCTTCGACGTGAAGGACGGCCACGGGATCGTCCTGCTGCGCTCGCACCTCGCCCTCGGCGTCATCTCCGGCCGGCCCGGCCTCGCCCGGCGCCGCCTCGAGGAGCTCGGCTTCACGCACCTCGTCTTCGGCCAGCGCGACAAGCTCGCCGCCTACGCCGACCTGCGCGCCGGGCTCGGGCTCGCGGACGAGGAGGTGGCGTACATGGGGGACGACGTGAACGACCTCGCCCTCCTCGCCCAGGTGGGGCTCTCGGCCGCGCCGGCCGACGCCCGCCCCGAGGTGCTCGCCCAGGTGGACTTCGTGGCGCGAGCCGGCGGCGGTCGCGGGGCGGTCCGCGAGCTCTGCGAGCTCCTGCTCCGGGCGCGGGGCGCCTGGGAGTACTGA
- the kdsA gene encoding 3-deoxy-8-phosphooctulonate synthase: protein MIAIRAGGFEVGERQPLLLVAGPCVLESEAQALSHARRVKELAARHGLPVIFKASFDKANRSSVASFRGVGLEAGLAIFEAVKRETGLACLTDVHEPWQAEPCGKVVDVLQVPAFLCRQTDLVMACARHGRAVNVKKGQFLAPREMRHAVRKCREAGNPNVFLTERGACFGYGNLVVDMRGLAQLRELGVPVCFDATHSVQLPGAGGDVTGGERQYVAPLARAAAAAGIDALFMEVHEDPATAKSDGPNSLDFAQADRVLADVLAIRRALGQR from the coding sequence GTGATCGCCATCCGGGCCGGCGGCTTCGAGGTCGGCGAGAGGCAGCCGCTGCTGCTCGTCGCCGGCCCCTGCGTCCTCGAGTCGGAGGCGCAGGCGCTCTCGCACGCCCGGCGCGTGAAGGAGCTCGCCGCGCGCCACGGCCTCCCGGTGATCTTCAAGGCCAGCTTCGACAAGGCCAACCGCTCCTCGGTCGCGAGCTTCCGCGGCGTGGGGCTCGAGGCCGGGCTCGCCATCTTCGAGGCGGTGAAGCGCGAGACCGGGCTCGCCTGCCTCACCGACGTCCACGAGCCCTGGCAGGCCGAGCCCTGCGGCAAGGTGGTGGACGTCCTGCAGGTCCCGGCCTTCCTCTGCCGGCAGACCGACCTCGTCATGGCCTGCGCCCGCCACGGCCGGGCGGTGAACGTGAAGAAGGGGCAGTTCCTCGCCCCGCGCGAGATGCGCCACGCGGTGAGGAAGTGCCGCGAGGCCGGGAACCCGAACGTCTTCCTCACCGAGCGCGGCGCCTGCTTCGGGTACGGCAACCTGGTCGTGGACATGCGCGGCCTCGCGCAGCTGCGCGAGCTCGGCGTGCCGGTCTGCTTCGACGCCACCCACAGCGTGCAGCTCCCCGGGGCCGGGGGCGACGTCACCGGCGGCGAGCGGCAGTACGTGGCGCCGCTGGCGCGCGCCGCCGCGGCGGCCGGCATCGACGCGCTCTTCATGGAGGTCCACGAGGATCCGGCGACCGCGAAGAGCGACGGGCCGAACTCGCTCGACTTCGCGCAGGCCGACCGGGTGCTGGCCGACGTCCTCGCCATCCGCCGCGCGCTGGGGCAGCGGTGA
- a CDS encoding RluA family pseudouridine synthase: MSEVRVRFTVEENYAGWRLDRYLQEKIRRLSRAQIQRLIEERLEAEPGRSLKPSSKVKAGLSFVLLKQADPEPDTPLTFDVAHDDGALFVALKPAGLPVHPTARYHHHTFTALVRERFPERKIDPAHRLDRETSGLLACGGAPEHTAALKRAFAQGKVKKTYLALALGAPAEEDFLVDAPLALTQASAVKVRMHVDPAGAPSATRFEVLARRRTRDGAPVCLLACHPRTGRQHQIRAHLHHAGLPMVGDKIYGADETIFDRFTKRAMTDADRAALRLDRHALHAWRLTVPHPVTREPVALEAPWPEDLRDFWEGCAP, encoded by the coding sequence ATGTCCGAGGTCCGCGTCCGCTTCACCGTCGAGGAGAACTACGCCGGGTGGCGGCTCGACCGCTACCTTCAGGAGAAGATCCGGCGGCTCTCGCGGGCGCAGATCCAGCGGCTCATCGAGGAGCGGCTCGAGGCCGAGCCGGGGCGCTCGCTCAAGCCCTCGAGCAAGGTGAAGGCCGGCCTCTCCTTCGTGCTGCTCAAGCAGGCCGATCCCGAGCCCGACACGCCGCTCACGTTCGACGTGGCCCACGACGACGGCGCGCTCTTCGTGGCGCTCAAGCCGGCCGGGCTGCCGGTCCACCCGACGGCGCGCTACCACCACCACACCTTCACCGCGCTCGTGCGGGAGCGCTTCCCGGAGCGGAAGATCGACCCCGCCCACCGGCTCGACCGCGAGACCTCGGGGCTCCTCGCCTGCGGCGGCGCGCCGGAGCACACCGCGGCGCTGAAGCGGGCCTTCGCGCAGGGCAAGGTGAAGAAGACCTACCTCGCCCTCGCCCTCGGCGCCCCGGCCGAGGAGGACTTCCTCGTGGACGCGCCGCTCGCGCTGACGCAGGCCTCGGCGGTGAAGGTGCGCATGCACGTCGATCCGGCCGGCGCGCCGTCCGCCACCCGCTTCGAGGTGCTCGCGCGGCGGCGCACGCGCGACGGCGCGCCGGTCTGCCTGCTCGCCTGCCACCCCCGGACCGGCCGCCAGCACCAGATCCGCGCCCACCTGCACCACGCCGGGCTGCCGATGGTGGGCGACAAGATCTACGGCGCCGACGAGACCATCTTCGACCGGTTCACCAAGCGCGCGATGACCGACGCCGACCGCGCCGCCCTGCGGCTCGACCGGCACGCGCTGCACGCCTGGCGGCTCACCGTGCCGCACCCGGTCACCCGGGAGCCGGTGGCGCTCGAGGCGCCGTGGCCCGAGGACCTGCGGGACTTCTGGGAGGGGTGCGCGCCCTAG
- the rpmA gene encoding 50S ribosomal protein L27, producing the protein MAHKKGQGSSRNGRDSPGQRRGVKVYGSEQVLAGNIIVRQCGTLFHPGANVGMGRDYTIYATIDGEVKYETKRGDRRVVSVLPKAS; encoded by the coding sequence ATGGCTCACAAAAAGGGACAGGGCTCCTCGCGCAACGGCCGTGACTCTCCCGGCCAGCGCCGCGGCGTCAAGGTGTACGGCTCCGAGCAGGTGCTCGCCGGCAACATCATCGTGCGTCAGTGCGGCACGCTCTTCCACCCCGGCGCCAACGTCGGGATGGGGCGTGACTACACCATCTACGCCACGATCGACGGCGAGGTGAAGTACGAGACCAAGCGCGGCGACCGCCGCGTGGTCTCGGTGCTCCCCAAGGCCTCCTAG
- a CDS encoding TrmH family RNA methyltransferase, with protein MTRAVEEAEFLLPERKARIDRAVANRTRTLTVVMEALCDAQNVNAVLRTCEAFGVQQVHVIEGVMKAFDRNKKISQNADKWLDVRRWERTADCLDHLAGEGFTLYATHLDDGAVPLAELSFADKVALVFGNEHAGVSPEALSRCHARYVIPMLGLVQSLNVSVAAAVSLARAVERRTVERGRHGDLSEVEARALRERFYVQAVKQRSRIARALRDR; from the coding sequence GTGACCCGCGCCGTCGAGGAGGCCGAGTTCCTCCTGCCCGAGCGCAAGGCGCGCATCGACCGGGCGGTGGCGAACCGCACCCGCACCCTCACCGTGGTGATGGAGGCGCTCTGCGACGCGCAGAACGTCAACGCGGTGCTGCGCACCTGCGAGGCCTTCGGCGTGCAGCAGGTCCACGTGATCGAGGGGGTGATGAAGGCCTTCGATCGCAACAAGAAGATCAGCCAGAACGCCGACAAGTGGCTCGACGTGCGCCGGTGGGAGCGGACCGCCGACTGCCTCGACCACCTCGCGGGCGAGGGGTTCACCCTCTACGCCACCCACCTCGACGACGGCGCCGTGCCGCTCGCGGAGCTCTCCTTCGCCGACAAGGTGGCGCTGGTCTTCGGCAACGAGCACGCCGGGGTGTCGCCGGAGGCGCTCTCGCGCTGCCACGCCCGCTACGTCATCCCCATGCTCGGCCTCGTGCAGTCGCTCAACGTGTCGGTGGCCGCGGCGGTGAGCCTCGCCCGCGCGGTGGAGCGCCGCACCGTGGAGCGCGGCCGCCACGGCGACCTCTCCGAGGTCGAGGCCCGGGCGCTCCGGGAGCGGTTCTACGTGCAGGCCGTGAAGCAGCGCTCGCGGATCGCGCGGGCGCTCCGGGACCGCTGA
- a CDS encoding lysophospholipid acyltransferase family protein, with translation MSIPWHKRARRRLRSAAIGFLARALSRLPLGWALALGALCGRLAYRFGGETRRQMLSHLARAFPEKPLQEHEAIARASLVHLAQLALEVIAVRAYDARLEEYVTFAGAGERLLAEAMARGRGLVFVTGHVGNWELLARRIGRTGVPNAVIARRSADERVNALMERFRAEGGVATLWREDPATARALIRNFRAGKLLGILVDQDTRVQGVFVPFFGRLAFTPRAAADLALRFGAPVVVGTCHRAGDRPGHVLELTEVGYDPDPADPEAEVQRITLECTRILEDAIRAHPAEWVWMHDRWKTRPGGENTPQAIAVPKTREMTGV, from the coding sequence ATGTCGATCCCCTGGCACAAGCGGGCGCGGCGGCGGCTCCGCTCCGCCGCCATCGGCTTCCTGGCGCGGGCCCTGTCGCGGCTGCCGCTCGGCTGGGCGCTCGCGCTCGGCGCCCTCTGTGGGCGGCTCGCGTACCGCTTCGGCGGCGAGACGCGCCGGCAGATGCTCTCGCACCTCGCCCGCGCCTTCCCGGAGAAGCCGCTCCAGGAGCACGAGGCGATCGCGCGGGCCTCGCTCGTCCACCTCGCCCAGCTCGCCCTCGAGGTGATCGCGGTCCGCGCCTACGACGCGCGGCTCGAGGAGTACGTCACCTTCGCGGGCGCGGGCGAGCGGCTCCTGGCCGAGGCGATGGCGCGCGGGCGCGGCCTGGTCTTCGTCACCGGCCACGTCGGCAACTGGGAGCTCCTCGCCCGGCGCATCGGCCGCACCGGCGTGCCGAACGCGGTCATCGCGCGGCGGAGCGCCGACGAGCGGGTGAACGCGCTCATGGAGCGGTTCCGGGCCGAGGGCGGGGTCGCCACCCTGTGGCGCGAGGACCCGGCCACCGCCCGCGCCCTCATCCGGAACTTCCGCGCCGGCAAGCTGCTCGGGATCCTGGTGGACCAGGACACCCGGGTGCAGGGGGTGTTCGTGCCGTTCTTCGGGCGGCTCGCCTTCACCCCCCGGGCGGCGGCGGACCTGGCCCTCCGCTTCGGCGCGCCGGTGGTGGTCGGCACCTGCCACCGGGCCGGCGACCGGCCGGGCCACGTGCTCGAGCTGACCGAGGTCGGGTACGACCCCGACCCGGCCGATCCCGAGGCCGAGGTCCAGCGGATCACCCTCGAGTGCACCCGGATCCTGGAGGACGCGATCCGGGCCCACCCCGCCGAATGGGTCTGGATGCACGACCGCTGGAAGACCCGCCCCGGCGGGGAAAACACCCCCCAAGCAATTGCGGTGCCGAAAACGCGTGAAATGACGGGGGTCTAG